A stretch of DNA from Noviherbaspirillum sedimenti:
GTAACTCAGTATGCTGATCTTCTTGACTCCCACAATATTGGCTAGATAGATCACCTCAGTAGCCTCGGATATTTGATAAAACTGCTTTCCCGTGCCTGAGAATGTCAGGATCAATGTGACACTGTCTCCGCGCCGCGCGAGATCATTGCAAAGGTTGGCAACGACGCGCTCGGTGCCACCGAGGGCTAGTGAACTTGTGAGTAGAATTATTTTCATGCCATCCTTGTTCCTGGCACCGGTGCGCCGCTTTTTCTTACGGACGCCAGTGCGAAGGTGGCAAGCCAGTACGATGCGGAATCCAGCATCTGGTGAGTGAACATTGACATAAAAACGAACAGAAAAACAATTGCCAACTGCAAGCTTTTATTCTGAAAAAAATCTCCCTTCCATAAAAGTATGACCATCCATACCCACAAGCCGATGCCAAGAATTCCATATTCAGCCGCCATCAGAAGCAGCTGGTTATGCGTACTTCCTCTGTGCGACCAGAAATAAGTGGCGCCAGCGCCGGCGCCAAAGACTGGATTTTGCAAGAATAGATCCCAGCCTGCCCTGATAACTTCCGCCCGCTCCTGAGAACTATCATCATTCAGCTTTGCATTCGAAAAAAAGTCCAGTCTGGCCTGGATATTGGAAAAAGATCCTTCAAAGTCCTGACGATTGCCAAGATAGTTTTCAAAAGTGCCTAAGGACAATAAGAATATCCCCAGCACAATTGCCGTAACGAAAATTGCAGATTTTGGCAATATTCGTTTGGCAATCAACAGCGGCCATAGCAGTACCCAGGCAATCATCGCAGAACGAGTAAACGTCGTAAGAACTCCGGCTCCCAACAAGATAAAAAGCGGCATTCGATACTTCGCTTTGGTCGCCTCGCAGCTAAATAGAAAAACCAAGAGAACAGCCTCTGCAGCCATCGTAGGATTAATGAACATTGCTGCAGCTCGTCCCAGCACCGCACCATCGGTGCCAATAGGGTATAGAAGCCCCGGATTTATAAAATCCAAAATAATGGCAGATGGCAATAAAACAGCCAGAATGATGAAAGTGCGGAGATAGGAATTTTTGTCGCTTACAAAAGCGGAAAAGCCGAGAAAAATGGCGAAAACGATGTATTGAATGCGGGTAAGAATCAGGGCATTCTTTGGTTCCATGTAACTGCTATTCAGAGAATTTTCGCCAATGCTGCTATCGATGGAAGATCCTGCAAGATGAATAATATTAAGAATGACTAGCACCAAAGCCCATAGCACGAACGGCGACAAAAAATAGGCGCCCAATGCCCTGAAGTTAGTAATGAACAATGGCGCGATGAGTAAAAATAAACCGAAAAAGAAAAATTTTGGCAACAAACTCGGTTGCAAAACATATGCGTATATCGGCAGGTTCGAATAGATGACGCCAACGGCTCCAGCTAGTACTATGGTTTGATACCAACTCAAAAAACCATTTCTGGTTTTATTTGGCACTACACCGGCATCATCAACTGTCGGATATGAAGCAGAACGAGTAACGAACTCGGAACTCATGAGTTGGTCCTTTTATTCGCCATATCGACATGATTCACTTCCGATACGAACCCCGCACCGGAGAGCTTGTTGAATAAACTCTCCCACATGTCCGCTATCTTCACGAGTGAAAAGCGTTCTCTGACGTCATTAGCCCGGGAGGCCAAC
This window harbors:
- a CDS encoding O-antigen ligase family protein, with translation MSSEFVTRSASYPTVDDAGVVPNKTRNGFLSWYQTIVLAGAVGVIYSNLPIYAYVLQPSLLPKFFFFGLFLLIAPLFITNFRALGAYFLSPFVLWALVLVILNIIHLAGSSIDSSIGENSLNSSYMEPKNALILTRIQYIVFAIFLGFSAFVSDKNSYLRTFIILAVLLPSAIILDFINPGLLYPIGTDGAVLGRAAAMFINPTMAAEAVLLVFLFSCEATKAKYRMPLFILLGAGVLTTFTRSAMIAWVLLWPLLIAKRILPKSAIFVTAIVLGIFLLSLGTFENYLGNRQDFEGSFSNIQARLDFFSNAKLNDDSSQERAEVIRAGWDLFLQNPVFGAGAGATYFWSHRGSTHNQLLLMAAEYGILGIGLWVWMVILLWKGDFFQNKSLQLAIVFLFVFMSMFTHQMLDSASYWLATFALASVRKSGAPVPGTRMA